One window of Selenomonadales bacterium genomic DNA carries:
- a CDS encoding transposase domain-containing protein, protein GWLFANTPHGAKASATIYSIVETAKENGLNPFTYLIYLFEQMPNMDVKDRDALDKLLPWSNSLPARCRIRKISDEMPAS, encoded by the coding sequence GGATGGCTATTTGCGAATACGCCTCATGGTGCGAAGGCCAGCGCCACGATTTATAGCATCGTCGAAACGGCCAAGGAAAATGGCTTAAACCCCTTCACCTACCTGATCTACTTGTTCGAACAGATGCCTAATATGGATGTCAAAGATCGAGATGCCTTAGACAAACTGCTTCCATGGTCCAACAGCTTGCCGGCCAGGTGCCGGATCAGGAAAATAAGTGACGAAATGCCCGCCTCCTAA
- a CDS encoding IS110 family transposase translates to MTTKLFAGIDISANDAVLCFLDQDGNQLGPSRKFANDFLGANQLLDTITTFSVNEVHIGLEATSVYGVHLRDFLAAAKEVPPHWAVYEINPSLVAGFKKSFPKRPKTDHQDAWLIAERVRFGRIEPFSLKKITTAPLLQLTRHRLHLIELVTTEQNRACNMIFLKFSNYRKDNPFSNTFGKASSALLRDLSPDELVNMDTEQLVSFIAQNGNHRLKDVGQMAADLKNMAKRAYRLNPKIQNSINVTLTMTLHNIDFFKSQIKRLDKVIAQELQAIPQTLTTIPGIGPVWAAGLTAEIGDISRFRDEAALAQYAGLTWSRYQSGDFDAEERRLTKTGNRYLRYYLVEAANSLRVHNEEYKAYYQVKYQEVTKHQHKRALVLTARKFVRLVFALLSKGQIYTPACPPAGGRAGRSS, encoded by the coding sequence ATGACAACAAAGCTATTTGCAGGTATCGACATTAGTGCTAATGACGCTGTGCTTTGCTTTCTTGATCAAGACGGTAACCAGCTAGGTCCTTCCCGGAAGTTTGCCAATGACTTTCTTGGTGCAAACCAACTCCTGGATACAATTACAACTTTTTCGGTCAATGAGGTCCATATCGGCCTTGAGGCCACTTCTGTTTACGGTGTCCACTTGCGGGACTTCCTTGCTGCCGCCAAAGAAGTTCCTCCTCATTGGGCGGTTTATGAAATCAATCCTTCCCTTGTGGCAGGGTTTAAAAAATCCTTTCCCAAGCGGCCTAAGACTGACCATCAAGACGCTTGGCTGATTGCAGAACGGGTCCGCTTTGGCCGGATAGAACCCTTTTCTCTTAAAAAAATCACTACCGCACCATTACTCCAATTGACCCGCCACCGGCTCCATCTGATTGAGCTAGTCACAACTGAACAAAACCGGGCCTGCAACATGATTTTCCTTAAGTTCTCCAACTACCGGAAAGATAACCCCTTTAGCAACACCTTCGGCAAGGCTTCCTCGGCTCTCCTTCGGGATTTGTCACCGGACGAACTGGTCAACATGGATACGGAACAACTTGTTTCTTTTATCGCCCAAAACGGTAACCACAGGCTTAAAGACGTTGGGCAAATGGCAGCGGATTTAAAGAATATGGCTAAAAGAGCTTACCGGCTTAATCCCAAGATCCAAAACTCGATAAATGTTACCCTTACCATGACCCTCCATAATATCGACTTTTTCAAAAGCCAGATCAAACGTTTGGATAAAGTCATTGCCCAGGAGCTGCAAGCAATCCCACAGACATTGACTACCATCCCAGGCATTGGTCCGGTTTGGGCCGCTGGCCTCACTGCAGAAATCGGTGATATCTCCCGGTTCCGTGATGAAGCCGCTTTGGCCCAGTATGCCGGCTTGACTTGGTCGCGTTACCAGTCCGGTGACTTTGACGCTGAGGAAAGACGGCTTACTAAGACCGGCAACCGTTACCTCCGTTATTACTTGGTGGAAGCAGCCAACTCATTGCGGGTACACAATGAGGAGTACAAGGCTTACTACCAGGTCAAATATCAAGAGGTGACAAAACATCAGCACAAGCGTGCACTGGTGTTGACTGCCCGTAAATTTGTCCGCCTGGTCTTTGCCCTGCTGAGCAAAGGCCAAATCTATACTCCTGCCTGCCCGCCCGCAGGCGGGCGGGCAGGCAGGAGTTCATAA